One genomic region from Hyalangium minutum encodes:
- a CDS encoding VWA domain-containing protein → MAGHEVIVRPFSDVHRKGNTVVATLLHDPTVEGLDVALYMDGSASMEDEYGPRGILAKLAPVKNLVEPQMQWMLEYLANKDRDGAVRVAYWATGDGAQLEVVGDLTGPQAKGYRFPGPKFYGKATIMLPVLRDFVAHIKQQVGAGAKRGLAVIITDSQISDPNDVMAYATQVAKEISAGRLPRMNFVFVGVGDQVDEEQMEKVSHVTYPGVGHLWCHRIADRMEEMAELVAVLVDETMTVAAGGTVTDEQGKVLKSYEGRLPAVLEFDVPAECKAFTLEVAGQKFTQPIPEEHDDDHHDEEEEEHHEPEPVAAATPPARKHGGHRH, encoded by the coding sequence ATGGCTGGCCACGAAGTCATCGTTCGACCGTTCTCCGACGTCCACCGCAAGGGCAACACGGTCGTCGCCACGCTGCTGCATGATCCGACCGTGGAAGGGCTCGATGTGGCCCTCTACATGGACGGCTCGGCCAGCATGGAGGACGAGTACGGCCCTCGCGGCATCCTCGCCAAGCTGGCGCCGGTGAAGAACCTGGTCGAGCCCCAGATGCAGTGGATGCTCGAGTACCTGGCCAACAAGGACCGCGATGGCGCGGTGCGCGTGGCGTACTGGGCCACGGGCGACGGTGCCCAGCTCGAGGTGGTGGGTGACCTCACCGGACCTCAGGCGAAGGGCTACCGGTTCCCGGGACCGAAGTTCTACGGCAAGGCCACCATCATGCTGCCGGTGCTGCGCGACTTCGTCGCTCACATCAAGCAGCAGGTGGGGGCGGGCGCCAAGCGCGGGCTGGCGGTGATCATCACCGACTCGCAGATCTCCGACCCCAACGACGTGATGGCTTATGCCACGCAGGTGGCCAAGGAGATCTCCGCGGGCCGCCTGCCGCGCATGAACTTCGTGTTCGTGGGCGTGGGCGACCAGGTGGACGAGGAGCAGATGGAGAAGGTCTCCCACGTCACGTACCCGGGAGTGGGGCACCTGTGGTGCCACCGCATCGCGGATCGGATGGAGGAGATGGCCGAGCTGGTGGCGGTGCTCGTGGACGAGACGATGACCGTCGCTGCTGGCGGCACCGTCACGGACGAGCAGGGCAAGGTGCTCAAGAGCTACGAGGGACGCCTGCCGGCGGTGCTCGAGTTCGACGTGCCTGCCGAGTGCAAGGCCTTCACGCTCGAGGTGGCGGGGCAGAAGTTCACCCAGCCTATCCCCGAGGAGCATGACGACGATCACCACGACGAGGAGGAAGAGGAGCACCACGAGCCCGAGCCCGTGGCTGCCGCGACTCCTCCCGCTCGGAAGCACGGCGGTCATCGCCACTAA
- a CDS encoding vWA domain-containing protein, which produces MGHEKPVEPFSDLHREGDRVRAVLLHDPTVEGLDMAIYMDASGSMREEYEYKRPTRSFLEWLRSAPLKEASNQVEPQVQWMLEYLATKDRNGLLRVAYWACGATGKDIEVIGELKGLDVKQYKFPGAKKLGNNTCLTPALKDYVSYLKAQVPEGAKRGCAVVVTDGRLSDADEVQIFSAEVAKEIAAGRLPRLNFVLVGVGDDVDEHQLEEIAHTEYKGVGHLWCHRIAKEINQVAELVAVLVDENMTVAAGGTIYDDKGKVLKSYEGRLPAVLEFDVPEGAKSFTLEVNGQRYTQPLPDEEHHDEDEDEDHH; this is translated from the coding sequence ATGGGACACGAGAAGCCGGTAGAGCCGTTTTCGGATCTCCATCGTGAGGGGGATCGGGTCCGCGCGGTGCTCCTGCACGATCCGACCGTGGAAGGCCTCGACATGGCCATCTACATGGACGCTTCGGGCAGCATGCGCGAGGAGTACGAGTACAAGCGCCCCACCCGCAGCTTTCTGGAGTGGCTCCGCAGCGCGCCTCTGAAGGAGGCGTCGAACCAGGTGGAGCCCCAGGTGCAGTGGATGCTCGAGTACCTGGCCACCAAGGATCGCAACGGCTTGCTGCGCGTGGCCTACTGGGCCTGCGGCGCCACCGGCAAGGACATCGAGGTGATCGGCGAGCTGAAGGGCTTGGACGTCAAGCAGTACAAGTTCCCCGGCGCCAAGAAGCTCGGCAACAACACGTGCCTCACGCCGGCGCTCAAGGACTACGTGAGCTACCTCAAGGCCCAGGTCCCCGAAGGCGCCAAGCGCGGCTGCGCCGTCGTCGTCACGGATGGCCGCCTGAGCGACGCGGACGAAGTGCAGATCTTCTCGGCCGAGGTGGCCAAGGAGATCGCCGCCGGCCGCCTGCCTCGGCTCAACTTCGTGCTCGTGGGCGTCGGTGACGACGTGGACGAGCACCAGCTCGAGGAGATCGCCCACACCGAGTACAAGGGCGTGGGCCACCTGTGGTGCCACCGCATCGCCAAGGAGATCAACCAGGTCGCCGAGCTGGTCGCGGTGCTCGTGGACGAGAACATGACGGTGGCCGCGGGCGGCACCATCTACGACGACAAGGGCAAGGTGCTGAAGAGCTACGAGGGCCGCCTGCCCGCGGTGCTCGAGTTCGACGTGCCCGAGGGCGCCAAGAGCTTCACGCTCGAGGTCAACGGCCAGCGCTACACCCAGCCGCTGCCGGATGAAGAGCACCACGACGAGGACGAAGACGAGGATCACCACTGA
- a CDS encoding alpha/beta fold hydrolase, with amino-acid sequence MTALKRNNVRVLGNGKQPIVFAHGYGCDQAMWRFITPAFRENYQLILFDHVGAGQSDLSAYSRSKYGSLRGYAEDVLEICRELDLKDTLFVGHSVSSMIGVLAGIAEPARFSKLVLIGPSPCYINDGDYVGGFNRPDIEGLLESLESNYLGWSSSMAPAIMGNPDRPELGAELTNSFCRTNPEIAKHFARVTFLSDNRNDLPKLKVPSLILQCSDDLIAPEAVGRYLHQHLGDSELRVLKATGHCPHLSAPEETIEAMRAYLS; translated from the coding sequence ATGACTGCGCTCAAGAGAAACAACGTCCGGGTTTTGGGAAATGGGAAGCAACCCATCGTCTTCGCTCACGGCTACGGCTGTGATCAGGCCATGTGGCGCTTCATCACGCCCGCGTTCCGCGAGAACTACCAGCTGATCCTCTTCGACCACGTGGGCGCGGGCCAGTCGGACCTCTCGGCCTACAGCCGCAGCAAGTACGGCAGCCTGCGAGGCTACGCGGAGGACGTGCTGGAGATCTGCCGCGAGCTGGACCTGAAGGACACCCTCTTCGTCGGGCACTCTGTGAGCAGCATGATCGGGGTGCTGGCCGGCATTGCCGAGCCGGCCCGATTCTCGAAGCTGGTCCTGATCGGCCCCTCGCCCTGCTACATCAACGATGGCGACTACGTAGGTGGGTTCAACCGGCCTGACATCGAGGGACTGCTGGAGTCGCTCGAGAGCAACTACCTGGGCTGGTCCAGCTCCATGGCGCCCGCCATCATGGGCAACCCGGATCGCCCGGAGCTGGGGGCGGAGCTCACCAACAGCTTCTGCCGCACCAACCCGGAGATCGCCAAGCACTTCGCCCGCGTCACCTTCCTGTCCGACAACCGGAATGATCTGCCGAAGCTGAAGGTCCCCTCGCTGATCCTCCAGTGCAGCGACGACCTGATCGCTCCCGAAGCCGTGGGGCGCTACCTGCACCAACATCTGGGGGACAGTGAGCTCCGGGTGCTGAAAGCCACCGGGCACTGTCCCCATCTCAGCGCTCCAGAGGAGACGATCGAGGCCATGCGAGCCTATCTCTCCTGA
- a CDS encoding PAS domain-containing hybrid sensor histidine kinase/response regulator, with translation MASRIPWPQGPPGTAPEESAEELYEQAPCGYFSTLPNGMLIRVNQTFLEWTGYERDELLEGRRFQDLLTVGGKIFHETHYAPLLQLQGRVREINFELLCKHGGSLPVLINTVQKKDATGRVVLHRTTAFSITERKNYERELLLARKRAEQAEQVARARTDFLSIISHEIRTPMNAIVGISGLLRQTHLSPEQEKYVGILQTSSENLLDLLDNILDISKLEGGKRVLEERRFNVRQLLHGIFYGLTAKAEEKKLAVHVVVDEGVPGWLLGEPVKLSQVLTHLLANAIKFTDRGTVTLAAHVRESSPESVCIDFRVTDTGIGIPKPLQATVFEELSQPSDEAPQRYGSGLSLAICQKLLGLYGRTLRLESVPGEGSSFFFDLTLKVAADSEPPEVHVARNTATSQGLRDMHLLVAEDNSVNVFVLSQYLRKWGARFDVVENGHEAVAKIQEAHYDLVLMDLQMPELDGYDATRAIRALPEEQFRKLPILAMTASTRVGLEERLTAAGFTDFVCKPFRPEELFSKISQRGASSLSAPEDSRTADLPIQEGAEVEPSPARPRFSLDEFRRMAEGDDEALREFITITLTSAEQHKHAFQQALEAGNLEAFDFQAHKIKMTVALLQAHVLQDALQQGRALLAQQERAPALLQASVRAIHTELNAIIAALREDLRQTAASVEAGTSEG, from the coding sequence TTGGCATCGCGCATCCCCTGGCCTCAAGGCCCCCCTGGGACAGCCCCCGAGGAGAGCGCCGAGGAGCTCTATGAGCAGGCACCCTGCGGCTACTTCTCCACGCTGCCCAACGGGATGCTCATCCGGGTCAACCAGACCTTCCTGGAGTGGACGGGCTACGAGCGGGACGAGCTGCTGGAGGGCAGGCGGTTCCAGGACCTGCTGACCGTCGGGGGGAAGATCTTCCACGAGACGCACTACGCGCCCCTGCTGCAGCTGCAGGGGCGCGTCCGGGAGATCAACTTCGAGCTGCTATGCAAGCACGGCGGCTCGCTGCCCGTGCTGATCAACACCGTGCAGAAGAAGGACGCCACGGGCAGGGTGGTGCTCCACCGCACCACCGCCTTCAGCATCACCGAGCGGAAGAACTACGAGCGGGAGCTGCTGCTGGCCCGGAAGCGGGCCGAGCAGGCCGAGCAAGTCGCCCGGGCCCGGACGGACTTCCTGTCCATCATCAGCCACGAGATCCGCACGCCGATGAACGCCATCGTCGGGATCTCAGGACTGCTGCGGCAGACCCACCTGTCTCCGGAGCAGGAGAAGTACGTGGGCATCCTCCAGACCTCGTCGGAGAACCTGCTGGACCTGCTCGACAACATCCTGGACATCAGCAAGCTCGAGGGCGGCAAGCGGGTGTTGGAGGAGCGGCGCTTCAATGTCCGCCAGCTGCTCCACGGCATCTTCTACGGCCTCACCGCCAAGGCCGAGGAGAAGAAGCTGGCCGTGCACGTGGTGGTGGATGAGGGGGTGCCGGGGTGGCTGCTAGGAGAGCCCGTCAAGCTCAGCCAGGTGCTCACCCACCTGCTGGCCAATGCCATCAAGTTCACCGATCGCGGAACCGTGACGCTCGCGGCGCACGTGCGGGAGTCCTCGCCGGAGTCCGTCTGCATCGACTTCCGGGTCACCGACACGGGCATCGGCATTCCCAAGCCCCTCCAGGCCACGGTCTTCGAGGAGCTCTCGCAGCCCAGCGACGAAGCCCCCCAGCGGTATGGCAGCGGCCTGAGCCTGGCCATCTGCCAGAAGCTGCTGGGCCTGTATGGCCGCACGCTGCGCCTGGAGAGTGTGCCGGGAGAGGGCTCCTCGTTCTTCTTCGATCTGACCCTGAAGGTGGCCGCGGATTCCGAGCCACCCGAGGTTCACGTCGCGAGGAACACGGCCACTTCCCAGGGCCTACGGGACATGCACCTGCTGGTGGCCGAGGACAACTCCGTCAATGTCTTCGTGCTCTCACAGTACCTGCGCAAGTGGGGTGCCCGATTCGACGTGGTGGAGAACGGGCACGAAGCCGTCGCGAAGATCCAGGAGGCGCATTACGACCTGGTGTTGATGGATCTGCAGATGCCGGAGCTGGACGGCTATGACGCCACCCGCGCCATTCGGGCCCTGCCCGAGGAACAGTTCCGAAAGCTGCCCATCCTCGCCATGACGGCCTCGACGCGGGTCGGGCTGGAGGAGCGGCTCACCGCGGCGGGCTTCACGGACTTCGTCTGCAAGCCCTTCAGGCCGGAGGAGCTCTTCTCGAAGATCTCCCAGCGCGGTGCCTCCTCGCTCTCGGCTCCCGAGGATTCTCGCACGGCGGACCTCCCCATCCAGGAAGGCGCAGAGGTGGAACCTTCCCCCGCCCGGCCCCGCTTCAGCTTGGACGAGTTCCGGCGCATGGCCGAGGGGGACGACGAGGCGCTGAGAGAGTTCATCACCATCACCCTCACCAGCGCCGAGCAGCACAAGCACGCCTTCCAGCAGGCGCTCGAGGCAGGCAACCTGGAGGCGTTCGACTTCCAGGCCCATAAGATCAAGATGACCGTGGCGCTGCTTCAGGCGCATGTCCTTCAGGACGCGCTGCAGCAGGGACGAGCGCTCCTCGCCCAGCAAGAGCGCGCCCCCGCTCTGCTCCAGGCCTCGGTTCGCGCCATCCACACGGAGCTGAATGCCATCATCGCGGCCCTGCGCGAGGACCTGCGGCAGACCGCCGCGAGCGTGGAGGCGGGGACAAGCGAGGGCTGA